Proteins encoded in a region of the Novibacillus thermophilus genome:
- a CDS encoding DEAD/DEAH box helicase — MPKAKGLEEWLETLARDGSLRQQIVHWETIEAKEAATVPFPDSLHPKLVEALQKRGIHELYTHQETAFQTAVNGKSFVAVTPTASGKTLCYNLPVLQAIIQNPASRALYLFPTKALAQDQKHDINALIEKAGVDVKSYTYDGDTPSNIRQVIRKAGNVVMTNPDMLHAAILPHHTKWIALFENLDYVVIDELHTYRGVFGSHVANVLRRLKRICRYYGSDPAFMCTSATIANPKQLAEALTGVPMELIDNNGAPSGKKHFIFYNPPIVNKPLNIRRSATLEARNLAAQLLKNNIQTIVFARSRMRVEILLKYLQELVKKELGPKSIQGYRGGYLPRQRREIEKGLKSGDIVGVVSTNALELGVDIGQLQACVLTGYPGSVASTWQQAGRAGRRQRESVIVMVASSSPLDQYIIRHPDYFFSRSPEAARIHADNLVILVDHVKCAAYELPFQAGETFDGVDVTDVLDFLTEEQVLHRQGNRWYWMNDSYPAHNISLRSASQENIVIIDQTDAANVKVIGEMDRFSALTMLHDEAIYLHQGMQYQVEKLDYEEKKAYVREVDVDYYTDANLAVSLKVLEVDERTDEPACERAFGDVMVNAMATVFKKIKFETHENIGSGPIHLPEEELHTQATWISFKRDALSGINEQALEYGLMGVAHVLRHVTPLFVMSDVNDLHVVPQVKAVHSGKPTIFLYDRYPGGIGLSEQVYRHFGEIFSEALRAVENCPCVAGCPSCVGTFEAEGNPKQNAIELLRVREARRHVSQS, encoded by the coding sequence ATCCCGAAGGCGAAGGGGCTGGAAGAGTGGCTAGAAACATTAGCGAGAGATGGGAGTTTGCGGCAACAGATTGTTCATTGGGAGACGATAGAGGCGAAAGAAGCGGCGACGGTCCCGTTTCCCGACTCCCTTCATCCGAAGCTCGTTGAGGCGTTGCAAAAGCGAGGCATTCACGAGCTTTACACCCATCAGGAAACAGCTTTTCAAACGGCGGTGAACGGGAAGAGCTTTGTGGCAGTGACGCCAACAGCGTCCGGCAAGACCCTCTGTTACAATCTGCCGGTGCTGCAGGCGATTATTCAAAATCCGGCGAGCCGGGCCCTCTACTTGTTCCCGACGAAAGCATTAGCCCAGGATCAAAAACACGACATCAACGCCCTCATTGAAAAAGCGGGAGTGGACGTCAAAAGTTACACGTACGACGGGGATACGCCATCCAACATCCGCCAGGTTATCCGCAAAGCGGGCAATGTAGTGATGACCAACCCGGACATGCTCCACGCCGCCATACTGCCCCACCATACGAAGTGGATCGCGCTGTTTGAAAACCTCGACTACGTCGTCATTGACGAACTGCATACATACCGCGGCGTGTTCGGGAGCCACGTGGCCAACGTCCTTCGCCGGTTGAAGCGCATTTGCCGTTATTACGGCAGCGATCCAGCGTTTATGTGCACGTCGGCAACCATAGCCAATCCGAAACAGCTGGCTGAAGCGTTAACCGGGGTGCCCATGGAACTGATCGATAACAACGGGGCGCCTTCCGGAAAGAAGCACTTCATCTTTTACAATCCGCCCATTGTGAACAAACCGTTAAACATCCGCCGCAGCGCAACCTTGGAAGCGAGGAATCTCGCTGCTCAGCTGCTGAAAAACAACATACAGACGATCGTGTTCGCCAGAAGCCGCATGCGCGTGGAAATTTTACTCAAATACTTGCAGGAACTCGTAAAGAAAGAGCTCGGTCCCAAGTCGATCCAGGGTTACCGCGGCGGGTATTTGCCGCGGCAGCGGCGCGAAATCGAAAAAGGCCTGAAGAGCGGCGACATTGTCGGTGTCGTGAGCACGAACGCTCTCGAACTGGGCGTCGACATTGGACAGCTGCAAGCGTGCGTGTTGACAGGTTATCCCGGTTCCGTAGCCAGCACGTGGCAACAAGCGGGGAGAGCGGGACGGCGCCAGCGTGAATCCGTCATCGTCATGGTCGCCAGTTCCTCTCCCCTCGACCAGTACATCATCCGGCACCCTGATTACTTTTTTAGCCGCAGTCCAGAAGCGGCGAGAATACACGCCGACAACCTCGTCATTTTAGTCGATCACGTGAAGTGTGCCGCTTACGAACTCCCGTTTCAAGCGGGAGAGACGTTTGATGGGGTGGACGTGACAGACGTACTCGATTTTCTCACAGAAGAGCAAGTACTCCACCGTCAGGGGAACCGCTGGTACTGGATGAACGATTCATACCCGGCGCACAACATCAGTTTGCGCTCTGCCTCTCAGGAAAATATCGTCATAATCGATCAGACTGATGCGGCGAACGTGAAAGTGATCGGGGAGATGGACCGCTTCAGCGCGTTGACCATGTTGCACGACGAGGCGATCTACCTCCACCAAGGTATGCAGTACCAAGTGGAGAAACTGGACTACGAAGAAAAGAAGGCGTACGTGCGGGAAGTAGACGTCGATTACTACACTGACGCGAACCTTGCCGTATCGCTGAAAGTGCTGGAGGTCGACGAACGGACAGACGAACCGGCCTGTGAAAGGGCGTTTGGAGACGTAATGGTGAACGCGATGGCCACCGTCTTTAAAAAAATCAAATTTGAAACCCATGAAAATATCGGCTCTGGACCGATCCACTTACCGGAAGAAGAGTTGCACACACAAGCCACCTGGATCAGCTTTAAACGAGACGCCCTGTCCGGTATAAACGAGCAGGCGCTGGAGTACGGGTTGATGGGTGTGGCTCACGTCTTGCGGCACGTGACGCCGCTCTTCGTCATGTCTGACGTGAACGACTTGCACGTCGTTCCGCAGGTCAAAGCGGTACATTCAGGCAAACCGACCATTTTCCTCTACGACCGGTACCCTGGCGGCATCGGGTTGAGTGAACAAGTGTACCGCCATTTCGGCGAAATTTTCAGCGAAGCGCTCCGGGCTGTCGAGAACTGTCCGTGTGTTGCTGGTTGTCCGTCATGCGTCGGCACGTTTGAAGCCGAAGGCAATCCGAAGCAGAATGCGATCGAATTGCTGCGGGTGCGGGAGGCGAGGCGCCATGTCTCTCAGTCGTAA